From Candidatus Methylopumilus planktonicus, a single genomic window includes:
- a CDS encoding M16 family metallopeptidase gives MLKKILLLLLLFPGLLLAQTQEFKLSNGLKVFVREDHRSPVVVSQVWYRAGSLDEVNGKTGVAHVLEHMMFKGTKKIKSGEFSRLIAKAGGKENAFTGADYTCYFQQLEKSNLELSFKLEADRMQNLNLSKEEFDKEIKVVMEERRWRTDDKPTSQVKEQFASTVFKSHPYSRPVVGWMNDLENMTVEDAREWYQNWYAPNNAILVVVGDVQANDVLNLAKKYFEKIPVRKIPERKPQVEPKQIGERRSVIKAPSELSYLLMGYQAPTLMDRLGNNESSWEPYALEMLSNILAGNSSSRLNQNIVRNQRLAVSVSAGYDSTSRGRISLFELEGTPNDFKKINELESALLQEVEKIKKDGVTQEELDRVKSMVIASDVYQKDSMFGMAMEIGQLETMDYSFHLSDGYIEKVNSVTSEQIKNVATKYLTRDKLSIVILDPQPMTQDTLPKGRPHVH, from the coding sequence TTGTTAAAAAAAATTTTACTTCTTTTGTTGTTATTTCCAGGTTTGCTCTTAGCGCAAACTCAAGAATTTAAGCTTTCTAATGGGTTAAAAGTTTTTGTAAGAGAAGACCATCGCTCACCTGTGGTTGTATCTCAGGTTTGGTATCGAGCAGGGAGTCTTGATGAGGTAAATGGTAAAACTGGCGTAGCTCACGTTCTTGAGCACATGATGTTTAAAGGGACTAAGAAAATTAAGTCAGGTGAATTTTCAAGGTTGATAGCTAAGGCAGGCGGAAAAGAAAATGCATTTACAGGCGCCGACTACACCTGTTATTTCCAGCAACTTGAGAAATCAAATCTCGAACTTTCGTTCAAATTAGAGGCAGATCGCATGCAAAACCTTAATTTATCTAAAGAAGAGTTCGATAAGGAAATTAAAGTTGTCATGGAAGAACGAAGATGGAGGACCGACGATAAACCAACTTCACAAGTAAAAGAACAATTTGCGTCAACAGTTTTTAAATCCCACCCTTATAGCAGGCCCGTAGTTGGATGGATGAATGATTTAGAGAACATGACGGTAGAAGATGCAAGAGAATGGTATCAAAACTGGTATGCACCCAACAATGCAATTCTTGTTGTAGTTGGTGATGTTCAAGCCAATGATGTACTAAATTTAGCAAAGAAGTATTTTGAAAAAATTCCTGTACGAAAAATTCCCGAGAGAAAACCTCAAGTTGAGCCTAAGCAAATTGGTGAAAGAAGATCGGTTATTAAGGCGCCAAGTGAATTATCCTATCTCTTAATGGGTTATCAAGCGCCAACTTTGATGGATCGTTTGGGCAATAATGAATCATCTTGGGAGCCTTACGCTTTAGAGATGTTATCTAATATTCTAGCTGGGAATAGCTCATCAAGACTTAATCAAAACATTGTAAGAAATCAACGTTTGGCAGTGAGTGTGAGCGCTGGATATGACTCAACATCGAGAGGAAGAATTAGTCTTTTTGAGTTGGAGGGTACGCCAAATGATTTTAAGAAGATCAATGAGCTTGAAAGTGCATTACTCCAAGAAGTTGAGAAAATTAAAAAAGATGGCGTAACTCAGGAAGAGCTAGATAGAGTTAAGTCTATGGTCATCGCAAGCGATGTATACCAAAAAGACTCAATGTTTGGAATGGCGATGGAAATTGGTCAGCTTGAAACAATGGATTATTCATTTCACTTAAGTGATGGTTATATTGAAAAAGTTAATAGTGTCACTTCTGAACAAATAAAAAACGTAGCTACGAAATACTTAACTCGAGATAAATTATCTATAGTCATTCTAGATCCTCAGCCAATGACCCAAGATACCTTACCTAAAGGGCGGCCTCATGTTCATTAA
- the ftsY gene encoding signal recognition particle-docking protein FtsY, whose amino-acid sequence MFEFLKKIIKKNSPEKKPAAKKEVIKKPEKKTSSAPKKIVAKAPNLLKKKKALKTESSIKPPPKALKKKSLEIKEEKAPPKEEKKSGFFGLADKIKKGLTKTREKLTTELTSLFTGKKIDEALFEELETILLTSDVGISATTYLLDSIRASIKKNKIENADEIKGLLKEKLIELLSPIQNPLVVKGTSPFVIMVVGVNGAGKTTTIGKLTKIFLDENKSVLIAAGDTFRAAATEQLEVWGERNNVHVVSQASGDPSAVIFDAINSAKAKNIDIVIADTAGRLPTQKHLIDEITKIKRVINKCHLEAPHEILLVLDANTGQNAISQLKIFNEALGITGLALTKLDGTAKGGVIAAIAKEQPAPLRYIGVGESIDDLRVFNAQEYVDALF is encoded by the coding sequence ATGTTTGAATTCCTAAAAAAGATCATTAAGAAAAATAGCCCAGAGAAAAAACCTGCGGCAAAAAAAGAAGTTATTAAAAAACCAGAAAAGAAGACTTCCTCAGCACCCAAAAAAATAGTTGCTAAAGCGCCTAATCTTTTAAAAAAGAAAAAAGCTTTAAAAACTGAGTCCTCAATTAAGCCTCCTCCAAAAGCTTTAAAAAAGAAATCTCTTGAAATTAAAGAAGAGAAAGCCCCTCCAAAAGAAGAGAAAAAAAGTGGTTTTTTTGGCCTAGCTGACAAGATAAAGAAAGGTCTTACTAAGACTAGAGAAAAATTAACTACCGAACTTACCTCTTTATTTACTGGCAAAAAAATTGACGAAGCGCTTTTTGAAGAGCTAGAGACTATATTGCTTACTTCTGATGTAGGCATTTCAGCTACTACCTACCTCCTAGATAGCATTAGGGCCTCCATCAAAAAAAATAAGATTGAAAATGCAGATGAGATTAAAGGCTTACTTAAAGAAAAATTAATCGAACTGTTATCCCCTATTCAAAATCCACTTGTAGTAAAAGGCACAAGCCCTTTTGTTATTATGGTTGTTGGAGTCAACGGTGCAGGTAAAACAACCACCATTGGAAAGTTGACTAAAATTTTTCTAGATGAAAATAAATCTGTCCTAATTGCTGCAGGCGACACTTTTCGGGCGGCTGCCACTGAGCAACTTGAAGTTTGGGGCGAAAGAAATAATGTTCACGTTGTTTCGCAAGCTTCTGGCGATCCAAGTGCTGTAATTTTCGATGCAATCAATTCTGCAAAAGCAAAAAATATTGATATTGTTATTGCTGATACAGCAGGTAGATTGCCAACGCAAAAACATTTAATTGATGAAATTACAAAAATTAAACGTGTGATTAATAAATGTCATTTGGAGGCTCCTCATGAAATTCTTCTCGTTTTAGATGCTAATACAGGCCAAAATGCTATCAGTCAACTCAAGATATTTAATGAAGCTTTAGGTATTACAGGTCTTGCTTTAACCAAGCTTGACGGTACAGCCAAAGGCGGTGTAATTGCGGCAATCGCCAAGGAGCAACCTGCTCCATTAAGATACATTGGTGTTGGCGAGTCTATAGATGATCTAAGAGTTTTTAATGCCCAAGAATATGTTGATGCACTTTTTTAA
- the ftsE gene encoding cell division ATP-binding protein FtsE, with the protein MIKFDQVHKRYPGNLGALQNITFEINAGELVFVTGPSGAGKSTLLKLITAIEPATHGTIIFESQNLGQVKSTSIPYIRRKFGLVFQDHKLLYDRNCFENIALPLEINGVEINDIRGRVRAALDKVGLLNREKSMPISLSGGEQQRLAIARAIACRPSILLADEPTGNLDKKYADEIMNLFYSFQELGVTVIIATHEMPIVSKKHKQLYLQDGNLIKMTEQ; encoded by the coding sequence ATGATTAAATTTGACCAGGTCCATAAAAGATATCCAGGAAATTTAGGGGCATTACAAAACATTACTTTTGAAATTAATGCTGGTGAGCTTGTTTTTGTTACCGGTCCATCAGGAGCAGGAAAATCAACGTTATTAAAATTAATCACGGCCATTGAACCCGCTACACATGGAACGATTATTTTCGAGAGTCAAAATCTAGGACAAGTAAAAAGCACTTCTATTCCTTACATTAGGAGAAAGTTTGGTTTAGTTTTTCAGGACCATAAACTTTTATATGATCGCAATTGTTTTGAAAATATTGCTCTGCCATTAGAAATTAATGGTGTAGAAATCAATGATATTAGAGGGCGTGTCCGCGCGGCCTTAGATAAGGTAGGATTGCTAAACAGAGAAAAATCAATGCCAATTAGCTTGTCAGGTGGAGAGCAGCAACGTCTCGCAATAGCAAGAGCTATTGCATGTAGGCCTTCCATTCTCCTTGCTGATGAGCCTACAGGAAATTTAGATAAGAAATATGCAGATGAAATTATGAATCTCTTTTATAGCTTTCAAGAGCTTGGTGTTACCGTGATTATTGCGACACATGAAATGCCAATAGTTTCAAAAAAACATAAGCAGCTTTATTTGCAAGACGGCAATCTTATTAAGATGACTGAGCAATAA
- the ftsX gene encoding permease-like cell division protein FtsX, with protein MNYFTYHYQMFLKALQRSHASLLATLMMFLVIGITFILPSISFLIVQNLKSISENIQHESQISIFLKKDTSADAKNRIENELKNRTEINSYHFVKKEEAWPKLQKSMGFNDSNNGLSENPLPDAFFISPNTMNPNQIMDLKSFVEKLDGVDQAVVDTGWVKKLNSVLHLANKAILLASVLLASMLTVVIGNTIRLQMTSHHEEIELSKLIGATDQFIRRPFLYSGFIYGLGGGLTAVITLKLIVIFLNHTVIEVEALYGAQFSIIDLKPLEYLSIVGGSVLIAVAASFISINQSIKKF; from the coding sequence ATGAACTATTTTACTTATCATTATCAGATGTTTCTTAAGGCGCTTCAGCGAAGCCATGCGTCATTACTTGCTACCCTTATGATGTTTTTAGTTATAGGTATTACCTTTATATTACCGAGCATATCTTTTCTTATAGTGCAAAATTTAAAATCTATTTCTGAAAATATTCAGCATGAATCACAAATTAGTATCTTCCTAAAAAAAGACACCTCAGCTGATGCTAAAAATAGAATTGAAAATGAATTAAAAAATCGCACCGAAATTAATAGCTATCATTTTGTAAAAAAAGAAGAGGCTTGGCCTAAATTGCAAAAATCAATGGGCTTTAATGATTCAAACAATGGGCTCTCTGAAAATCCATTACCCGATGCCTTCTTTATCTCTCCCAATACGATGAATCCAAATCAAATCATGGACTTAAAATCATTTGTAGAAAAGCTTGATGGGGTAGATCAAGCAGTTGTTGATACAGGCTGGGTTAAAAAATTGAACTCGGTACTTCACTTGGCAAATAAAGCTATTCTCCTGGCTTCAGTTTTACTTGCTTCCATGCTGACCGTGGTTATTGGAAATACAATTCGCCTTCAAATGACTTCTCACCATGAAGAAATTGAACTGAGCAAATTAATTGGCGCTACTGATCAATTTATTAGGCGCCCCTTTTTATATAGCGGTTTTATTTATGGGCTTGGAGGTGGATTAACTGCTGTCATCACACTTAAATTAATTGTCATTTTCTTAAATCACACTGTCATTGAGGTTGAAGCTCTCTATGGAGCTCAATTTAGTATTATTGACTTAAAACCTTTGGAGTATTTATCCATCGTCGGCGGCTCAGTTTTGATCGCTGTCGCAGCATCCTTCATCTCCATTAATCAATCGATTAAGAAATTCTAG
- the rpoH gene encoding RNA polymerase sigma factor RpoH: MTLDLSLSTLGSIDSYDRYMQSIRAIPSLTAEEEMNLGMRLKKSNDLEAAKTLILSHLKLVAKVARGYSGYGLPQSDLVQEGNIGLMKAVKRFDPERGVRLVSFAIYWIKAEIQEYIVKNWRLVKTATTKAQRKLFFNLRSMKKTLQPLKSDEINSIAKELNVKPEDVREMEYRFNGNEISLDYGSEESEDDVYRPIAYLKDEAPEPSEQMEIDQSENNSLSSLKKALLSLDERSRLILEERWLKDKEASTLHELADKLGVSAERIRQIEQSAMKKIKSLLQSNIQ; the protein is encoded by the coding sequence ATGACTTTAGATTTAAGCTTATCTACATTAGGCTCAATTGATAGCTATGATCGCTATATGCAATCCATTAGAGCTATTCCCTCGCTCACTGCAGAAGAAGAGATGAATCTTGGCATGCGCCTTAAAAAATCAAACGATCTCGAGGCTGCGAAAACACTGATATTGTCCCACCTAAAATTAGTAGCTAAAGTAGCTAGGGGCTATTCCGGTTACGGACTCCCCCAATCAGACTTGGTTCAAGAAGGCAATATTGGCCTAATGAAAGCTGTAAAACGATTCGACCCTGAAAGAGGTGTAAGACTTGTGTCTTTTGCAATCTACTGGATTAAAGCTGAAATTCAAGAATATATTGTTAAAAACTGGCGTTTAGTTAAAACGGCAACGACAAAAGCGCAACGTAAACTGTTTTTTAATTTACGAAGCATGAAGAAGACTCTTCAGCCTCTTAAATCGGATGAGATTAATTCAATCGCAAAAGAGCTTAATGTCAAACCTGAAGATGTGCGTGAAATGGAATATCGCTTTAATGGTAATGAAATTTCATTAGATTATGGATCTGAAGAATCAGAAGATGACGTTTACAGACCCATTGCTTACCTTAAAGATGAGGCGCCTGAGCCATCAGAACAAATGGAAATAGATCAATCTGAAAATAATAGTCTATCTTCCCTTAAAAAAGCACTTTTATCGCTCGATGAAAGAAGTCGTCTTATTTTAGAAGAAAGATGGCTTAAGGATAAAGAGGCGTCAACTCTTCACGAGCTTGCAGATAAGCTTGGTGTTTCTGCTGAAAGAATTAGGCAGATCGAACAGTCTGCAATGAAAAAAATTAAATCATTACTGCAATCTAACATTCAATAA
- a CDS encoding gamma-butyrobetaine hydroxylase-like domain-containing protein translates to MTTSNAKIYPLEIKLHQSSKLLEIKFNNLTECMLSCEFLRVYSPSAEVRGHGPGQETLQIHKENVGIENIEPIGQYAIKLTFSDGHNTGIYSWDYLYELAATYDVLWEEYLRKLSIAGIQRTKKDVE, encoded by the coding sequence GTGACAACAAGTAACGCTAAAATATACCCTTTAGAAATTAAGCTTCATCAATCATCCAAGCTGTTAGAAATTAAATTTAATAATCTAACCGAATGCATGCTTTCATGCGAATTTCTTAGAGTGTATTCCCCGTCCGCTGAAGTAAGAGGTCACGGACCAGGGCAAGAAACACTTCAAATACATAAAGAAAATGTCGGCATAGAAAATATTGAGCCTATCGGTCAGTACGCTATTAAATTAACATTTTCAGATGGTCATAATACAGGCATTTACTCATGGGATTATCTTTATGAGCTAGCTGCAACTTATGATGTGCTGTGGGAAGAGTATTTAAGAAAATTATCTATCGCAGGTATTCAAAGAACAAAAAAAGATGTCGAATAA
- a CDS encoding class I SAM-dependent methyltransferase, which translates to MSNKKTHFGYSEIDATEKVSKVASVFHSVASNYDLMNDLMSFGMHHIWKKFLVNTSNVKKNARILDIAAGTADLSILLAKKIGVQSADFNGQIIHSDINLSMLNIGRNKLIDQGIFIPSILCDAESLPFPDNYFDCVTIGFGIRNMTDKKKALKEIYRVLSPGGKILILEFSKVWKPLQFFYDQFSFKLLPKLGKLFAKDESSYQYLVESIRVHPDQESLKTMMEEESFLEVEYLNLSSGVVAIHMGYKF; encoded by the coding sequence ATGTCGAATAAAAAAACACATTTTGGTTATAGTGAAATAGACGCAACGGAAAAAGTCAGCAAAGTAGCTTCTGTATTTCATTCTGTGGCATCAAATTATGACCTGATGAATGATCTGATGTCATTTGGCATGCACCATATTTGGAAAAAATTTCTTGTAAATACTTCTAACGTAAAAAAGAATGCACGCATTCTTGATATTGCTGCAGGAACGGCGGACTTGTCTATTCTGCTTGCAAAAAAAATAGGGGTGCAATCAGCTGATTTTAACGGGCAGATAATACATTCTGATATTAATTTATCTATGCTAAATATTGGCCGTAATAAGTTAATTGACCAAGGTATTTTTATTCCTTCTATATTATGCGATGCCGAATCACTACCTTTCCCTGATAACTATTTTGACTGTGTCACGATAGGATTTGGTATTCGCAATATGACAGACAAAAAGAAAGCATTAAAAGAAATTTACCGTGTCTTATCCCCAGGTGGAAAAATTTTAATTCTAGAATTTTCAAAAGTATGGAAGCCATTACAGTTTTTTTACGATCAATTTTCTTTTAAATTACTTCCAAAATTAGGGAAGTTATTTGCAAAAGATGAGTCAAGCTATCAATACCTTGTTGAATCGATAAGGGTGCATCCCGATCAAGAATCATTAAAAACGATGATGGAAGAAGAATCCTTTTTAGAAGTGGAATATCTTAATTTATCTTCAGGTGTAGTTGCTATTCATATGGGATACAAGTTTTGA
- a CDS encoding ubiquinone biosynthesis accessory factor UbiJ has protein sequence MIIDTIKTKLTNHLFQQNEWLKKDLIKHRLKSILFNVGPIHYALIVNDSGLPEYRDRIDTYDAEIKLSISSAIELMRGNKKADIEIKGDIEFATVMSNLLRDVEWDYEDDLSEIIGDIPAYHLVKFGKKVVTTTKETSFNIADTFKEYWLEEKPLIAKKRLVEQFNNEVDRLRFDVDRLELRLKKL, from the coding sequence TTGATCATTGACACAATTAAAACAAAACTCACTAACCATTTATTTCAACAAAATGAGTGGTTAAAAAAAGATCTTATTAAGCACAGATTAAAATCTATCTTATTTAACGTAGGGCCCATTCATTACGCATTAATAGTCAACGATAGCGGTTTGCCAGAATATAGAGATCGGATCGATACATACGATGCAGAAATTAAATTATCTATATCGTCAGCAATTGAACTTATGCGTGGAAATAAAAAAGCTGATATTGAAATTAAAGGTGACATCGAGTTCGCCACAGTAATGAGTAACTTACTAAGGGATGTTGAGTGGGATTATGAGGACGATTTAAGTGAGATTATTGGTGATATACCAGCATATCATCTTGTAAAATTTGGCAAAAAAGTTGTAACTACCACAAAAGAAACCTCATTTAATATTGCAGACACTTTTAAAGAGTACTGGCTCGAAGAAAAGCCGCTGATTGCTAAGAAAAGACTGGTGGAGCAATTTAATAATGAGGTGGACCGTTTACGATTCGATGTAGATCGTTTAGAGCTCAGACTTAAAAAGCTATGA
- the ubiB gene encoding ubiquinone biosynthesis regulatory protein kinase UbiB: protein MKYFRLIYIIYILLKYRLEKFITFNRQLNVFAFLVSIIFFFRSAKENRGTRLRLALENLGPIFVKFGQMLSTRRDLIPLDIADELAKLQDQVPPFNYKNVEKIITASYGMSLDKIFKTFDSTPIASASVAQVHFATLHDGKEVAVKILRPNIKRVINKDINLLYLIAYMLELTWSDGKRLRPREVVAEFSKHIQCELNLMLDAANCSRLGENFKDKKLLIVPDVYWDFCNEDVMVMERMYGTPISHVEILRKKKIDIKQLARNGVEIFFTQVFRDSFFHADMHPGNIQVADDGRYIAMDFGIMGSLSENDKNYLARNFLAFFKRDYHDVALAHIESGWVPKDTSIDEFENAIRSVCEPIFNKPLKDISFGRLLIRLFQTSRRFNMEIQPQLTMLQKTLLNVEGLGRNLDPDLDLWKTAAPFLKKYMSEQKGIKHILKSLKNEIPHWLHLTPQLPRLIHEFLKQKKHENENAIHQEDIDRLLKTQKNQSRWFKIVITLIGITLLVNLTVLFYFVKYI, encoded by the coding sequence ATGAAATACTTTAGGCTAATTTACATCATTTATATACTTCTTAAGTATCGCCTTGAGAAGTTCATCACATTTAATCGACAACTTAATGTTTTTGCTTTTCTTGTCTCGATAATATTTTTCTTTAGATCAGCTAAAGAAAATAGAGGCACAAGGCTTAGACTTGCGCTTGAAAATTTAGGTCCGATTTTTGTTAAATTTGGTCAAATGCTATCTACGAGGAGGGATCTCATTCCATTAGATATTGCTGATGAGCTAGCTAAACTTCAGGATCAAGTACCCCCATTTAATTATAAGAATGTCGAAAAAATTATTACAGCTTCATATGGTATGTCGCTAGACAAAATTTTTAAAACATTTGACTCAACACCCATAGCAAGCGCATCAGTTGCCCAAGTGCATTTCGCAACTCTCCATGATGGAAAAGAGGTTGCAGTCAAAATATTAAGGCCTAATATTAAGCGCGTCATTAATAAAGATATTAATTTACTTTATCTTATTGCCTATATGCTCGAATTGACCTGGTCTGATGGTAAAAGATTAAGGCCAAGGGAGGTTGTGGCTGAATTTTCAAAGCATATTCAGTGCGAACTAAATCTTATGCTAGATGCAGCAAATTGCAGTCGTTTAGGTGAGAATTTTAAAGATAAAAAATTACTTATCGTGCCGGATGTGTATTGGGATTTCTGTAATGAGGATGTGATGGTAATGGAAAGAATGTATGGAACACCCATCAGTCATGTCGAAATTCTTCGCAAGAAAAAAATTGATATTAAACAACTTGCGCGCAATGGAGTTGAAATATTTTTTACTCAGGTATTTAGGGATAGTTTTTTTCATGCCGATATGCACCCAGGTAACATTCAGGTAGCTGATGATGGGCGCTATATTGCTATGGATTTTGGCATCATGGGATCCTTAAGTGAGAATGATAAAAATTATCTAGCGCGTAATTTTTTAGCCTTTTTTAAACGTGATTACCATGATGTGGCACTTGCTCATATTGAATCAGGTTGGGTGCCTAAGGATACTTCTATAGATGAATTTGAAAATGCAATACGATCAGTATGTGAACCTATTTTTAATAAGCCTTTAAAAGATATATCATTTGGCCGTCTTCTTATTAGACTATTTCAAACATCAAGACGATTTAATATGGAAATTCAGCCTCAACTTACTATGCTTCAAAAAACACTTTTAAATGTAGAAGGTCTTGGTCGAAACCTTGATCCTGATTTAGACTTATGGAAAACAGCTGCTCCATTTTTAAAAAAATATATGTCAGAACAAAAAGGTATTAAACATATTCTAAAGAGTTTAAAAAATGAAATTCCACATTGGCTTCATTTAACTCCACAATTACCAAGACTTATTCATGAGTTTCTTAAACAAAAAAAACATGAAAATGAAAATGCTATTCACCAAGAAGATATTGACCGTTTATTAAAAACTCAAAAAAATCAGAGTCGCTGGTTTAAAATTGTAATTACTTTAATTGGAATTACTTTATTGGTAAATTTAACAGTCTTGTTTTATTTTGTTAAATATATTTAG
- a CDS encoding sodium:solute symporter family protein, with protein sequence MLIWFVSLYLLVTIGIGIFVSSRVKTTKDYAVAGRHLPLPIVTATVFATWFGAEAIFGVSSTFVKEGLNGVVADPFGSSLCLIIAGIFFSSKLYKLNIITLGDFYRARYNRTVEVLTTIAIVISYLGWVAAQIKALGLIFNLITHQFISEDMGMVIGILIVLTFTTFGGMLSVAILDFIQMIVVIGGLLYIAYAISQLTGGIVPVIESASINHKLDFFPKGNIWTWITFFGTWITMMLGSVPQQDVFQRVTSAKTAKVALYGSILGATIYFIFTFVPMFIAYSATLIDAEYFNGLVNTNSQHVLPMLVLNYMPLFAQVIFFGAVLSAIMSCSSATLLAPSISFAENIVKGYFPTISDKRLLKIMRITLVCFSAVVLLYALSSNLSIFGMVESAYKITLAGAFVPLVFGVFWKKANSQGALMAIIGGIGSWLFVELFIGDKALIPAQLIGLGNSIIGMIVGSLLPKIIKETNKFSNN encoded by the coding sequence TTGCTTATTTGGTTTGTCTCTCTCTATCTTCTTGTCACAATTGGGATTGGTATTTTTGTATCTTCTCGAGTTAAAACGACCAAAGACTATGCTGTCGCTGGAAGACACCTCCCACTCCCTATTGTAACTGCTACAGTTTTTGCAACTTGGTTTGGTGCAGAAGCAATTTTTGGAGTCTCTTCTACTTTCGTTAAAGAAGGCTTAAATGGGGTCGTGGCCGACCCTTTTGGGTCGAGTCTTTGTTTAATAATTGCGGGTATTTTCTTTTCTTCTAAATTATATAAATTAAATATTATTACTTTAGGGGACTTTTATAGGGCTAGGTACAATAGAACTGTTGAGGTATTAACTACTATTGCAATCGTCATCTCATATTTGGGATGGGTTGCGGCACAGATTAAGGCCCTTGGACTAATATTTAATCTTATAACACATCAATTCATTAGCGAAGACATGGGCATGGTGATTGGCATTTTAATTGTCCTGACCTTCACTACTTTTGGTGGCATGCTTTCTGTGGCGATCCTAGACTTTATTCAAATGATTGTAGTTATTGGTGGGCTTCTTTATATAGCATATGCTATTTCTCAATTAACAGGAGGCATTGTCCCCGTCATTGAAAGTGCCTCAATAAATCATAAGTTAGATTTTTTCCCAAAAGGCAATATCTGGACATGGATAACTTTCTTTGGGACATGGATCACCATGATGCTGGGATCAGTTCCTCAACAAGACGTTTTTCAACGCGTAACATCTGCTAAAACTGCCAAGGTTGCCTTATACGGCTCAATACTTGGGGCTACAATTTATTTTATATTTACTTTTGTACCAATGTTTATAGCGTATTCGGCCACCTTAATTGACGCTGAGTATTTTAACGGTCTCGTCAATACAAACTCACAGCATGTCTTACCTATGCTTGTGCTTAACTACATGCCCCTCTTCGCTCAGGTAATATTCTTTGGAGCTGTTCTATCAGCAATAATGAGTTGCTCATCAGCAACGCTTCTAGCACCATCCATTTCTTTTGCAGAAAATATTGTTAAAGGTTATTTCCCAACAATCAGTGATAAACGTTTACTTAAAATTATGAGAATCACTCTTGTATGTTTTTCTGCTGTCGTCTTGCTATATGCTCTTAGTTCAAATCTTTCAATTTTTGGCATGGTTGAATCAGCTTATAAAATTACGCTTGCAGGTGCTTTTGTGCCTCTTGTATTTGGTGTATTTTGGAAAAAAGCTAATAGCCAAGGTGCTTTGATGGCAATTATTGGCGGTATAGGATCATGGTTATTCGTAGAATTATTTATAGGTGACAAGGCACTGATACCTGCCCAATTAATTGGCTTGGGCAATAGTATTATTGGAATGATTGTAGGGTCTTTGTTACCGAAGATTATCAAAGAAACAAATAAGTTTAGTAATAATTAG
- the mutM gene encoding bifunctional DNA-formamidopyrimidine glycosylase/DNA-(apurinic or apyrimidinic site) lyase: MPELPEVEITCVGLKPILQKSISNIIIRNPSLRWPIPSHLKKTLPNQKILHIKRRAKYIVIQFEKASLMIHLGMSGRLEILDKETPPKKHDHVDIAFHNSKNILRYTDPRRFGSILWVNGDIKNHFLISKLGPEPLESLFTRDYLFSKTHNKNSPIKNIIMDSHIVVGVGNIYASESLFKAGVLPSKPGKDISLSECTKIVKYIKATLIKAIELGGSSLKDFYNVNGQSGYFQQTYNVYGMTGKPCRKCKTIIENKKIGQRSSFFCINCQS, translated from the coding sequence ATGCCTGAGCTTCCAGAGGTTGAGATTACCTGCGTAGGTCTCAAGCCTATACTTCAAAAATCTATTTCAAATATTATCATTAGAAATCCATCTCTAAGATGGCCAATCCCTTCGCATTTAAAAAAAACACTTCCCAACCAAAAAATACTACATATAAAAAGACGCGCTAAATATATTGTTATTCAATTTGAAAAAGCATCCCTCATGATTCATTTAGGCATGTCAGGACGACTGGAGATCTTGGATAAAGAGACGCCACCTAAAAAGCATGATCATGTTGATATTGCGTTTCATAATTCAAAAAATATTTTAAGGTATACAGACCCAAGAAGATTTGGATCCATACTCTGGGTGAATGGAGACATCAAAAATCATTTTTTAATTTCGAAGCTAGGTCCAGAACCATTGGAAAGCCTATTCACTAGAGACTATTTATTTTCAAAAACGCATAATAAAAATTCACCTATTAAAAATATCATTATGGATAGCCATATTGTTGTGGGTGTTGGCAATATATATGCAAGTGAGTCATTATTTAAAGCTGGAGTGCTGCCAAGTAAACCAGGTAAGGATATTTCTCTGAGCGAATGCACAAAGATTGTTAAATATATTAAGGCTACATTAATAAAAGCGATTGAATTAGGCGGAAGCTCACTTAAAGATTTTTATAATGTGAATGGACAGTCTGGTTATTTTCAGCAAACTTATAATGTGTATGGAATGACGGGCAAGCCTTGCCGAAAGTGCAAAACAATTATTGAAAATAAGAAAATTGGACAGCGCTCAAGTTTCTTCTGTATTAATTGTCAGAGCTAA